In the genome of Thiorhodovibrio winogradskyi, the window TTAATCCGTATTGAGGCCAGCCTGAACGGGCGAGAGGGGAATCCCTTCCGCGCCGAGCGCGCTGAGCCTCGCTAAGCTTAACCAATGACTTAAACAACGAGGTGAATCCGATGAACTGGGATGAAATCAAAGGCAAGTGGAATCAACTGCAAGGCCAGGCGAAGACCCGCTGGGCCAAACTCACCGACGATGATCTGCTGGCCGTCGAAGGCCACAAGGATAAGCTGGTCGGCAAGGTCCAGGAACGTTACGGCATCACCAAGGAGGAGGCTGAGCGTCAGGTTGATGAGCACAAGTGGTCATAGCCCACCTGACCCATCGGCCGTTCCCCACTGAAGACGGCTGAGGCCGCGCGGCGTCCCTGTATTGAACGCCTCTCAAGAAGACCCGCGCTGCTCTCGGGCGGCTATTCGCACAGCCATCGGCAGGACGCAACGGCCCATGTCCCTGATCACCACATTGATAAAGACCAACGGAGATGATCGAATGAAGACCAACATCGCCCCACTGACGTTGATTGCCATGACCCTGTCGGCGTTCCTGCTCTGGAGCTGCGATAATCAGTCAGAGCCGGTTGAGCCGGACCCCGAACTCAGCGAGCAAGCCGGAGAGGCCGTCGAGGAGTCGGTGGAAGAGACCCAGGAAGCCGCCGCTCAGGCGGCAGAGGCAGCCCAGAAAGCCGCCAGAAAGGCCGCCGAGCGGACAGATCGCGCGATCGAGGAGGGTGGTGATCGCATTGAGTCCGCCACCGATTGACCCTCTGATCGCCACGCGTTAACCTCAGGCGACACAGGCGCCTAGGCTGTTGGCGGAGTCGCCCGCAGCGTCAAGAGCGCCTGTTTCACGCCATGACCATGCACACGGACGACCTCGAACAAGAGGTCGTTCCATTGAATGCGATCGCCCTTGCGCGGCGGTCGCCCTAGCTCGCTGAGAATCAATCCCGACACGGTTTCGACCTCGGGATGCTCAAGCTCCCGCTCGATGACGTCGCCGAGCCGATCGAGTCGCAGCGTCCCCTCGACTTGGTAGCGATCGGGACCGACGGGCCGCACATCGGGGACATCGTCAGCCCCCTCTTCGATCTCACCAATGGCTTCGACACAGATATCCTCGATGGTCAGGATACCGGCGGTTCCACCGTGCTCGTCCATCACCACGATCATCTGATTTCGGGTCTTGGCCATGCCTGCCAAGACGTCGTCAAGGGTGGCGGTCTCGGGCAAATAGGCCGTCTCGCGCACTACGGCCGGGTCCAGGCCACGACCCTCGCGCAGCAGACCGAGCAGATCCTTGATATGCACGGTGCCGAGGATATGATCCAGATCGCCGCGGTAGACGGGATAGCGTGTATGGCGGTGTTGCTTGAGGATCTCGCGCAACTGGGCATCGCTGGCATCGATCGGCAGACCCTGGGTGAAGACCCGCGGCACCATCGCCTGCTCGGCGGTCACCTCGCTGAAGTCGGCGAGCTCGCGGAAGACCCGCCCAGTCTCCTCGCTGAGCAGTCCGCCGAGCTGACTTTCACGCGCGACCAATTCCAGCTCATCGGGATTGAGGTAATGCTGGGCGCTGTGAGCGCGCTCGACGCCAACCAGACGCAACAGCAGGATGCCGGCCCGATTGAGCCCATGCACCAGCGGAAAGAGTAGCAGGCCGATGACGCGC includes:
- a CDS encoding CsbD family protein, whose protein sequence is MNWDEIKGKWNQLQGQAKTRWAKLTDDDLLAVEGHKDKLVGKVQERYGITKEEAERQVDEHKWS
- a CDS encoding hemolysin family protein, with translation MIELLMILLIVLALVALNGLFVAAEFAIISSPRTAMVARAEAGDRRAKAVALTLEDPNRLDRYVATAQLGITFASLGLGMYGEHQLAHLFEGWLAALGLSETGASLTSHGLASVLAIGLITYLHIVLGEMIPKALALSQAQQVALWVNAPMRVIGLLLFPLVHGLNRAGILLLRLVGVERAHSAQHYLNPDELELVARESQLGGLLSEETGRVFRELADFSEVTAEQAMVPRVFTQGLPIDASDAQLREILKQHRHTRYPVYRGDLDHILGTVHIKDLLGLLREGRGLDPAVVRETAYLPETATLDDVLAGMAKTRNQMIVVMDEHGGTAGILTIEDICVEAIGEIEEGADDVPDVRPVGPDRYQVEGTLRLDRLGDVIERELEHPEVETVSGLILSELGRPPRKGDRIQWNDLLFEVVRVHGHGVKQALLTLRATPPTA